Proteins encoded within one genomic window of Pseudomonas cannabina:
- a CDS encoding PHP domain-containing protein translates to MNVDLHCHSTASDGALSPTALVARAHENGVRVLSLTDHDTLEGLEEARAAAHSLGMQLVNGVELSCTWGGATIHVLGYGFDTQAPALTEAIARLHEGRWLRAEEISRKLAIKGMPGGLEGARAIQQELGDSGNAPARPHFADFMVRAGFVKDRGEAFRKWLGAGKLGDVKQHWPTLEDTVATLRASGAWVSLAHPSHYDFTRSKRRKLVGDFVQAGGHAIEVVNGMQPADQVGTLSILAREFGLLVSAGSDFHGPGTWGEIGTYRPVPEDLPLLSCRFKHEQPTAAV, encoded by the coding sequence ATGAATGTTGACCTGCATTGCCACAGCACCGCTTCCGACGGGGCACTCTCGCCCACGGCGCTGGTTGCCCGTGCTCATGAAAACGGCGTGCGCGTCCTTTCCCTGACCGATCACGACACCCTCGAAGGGCTTGAAGAAGCCCGCGCGGCGGCGCATTCATTGGGCATGCAGCTGGTCAACGGCGTCGAGTTGTCCTGCACCTGGGGCGGCGCGACCATCCACGTTCTGGGCTACGGGTTCGACACTCAGGCCCCGGCGCTGACCGAAGCCATCGCCCGATTGCATGAAGGACGCTGGTTGCGGGCCGAAGAAATCAGCCGGAAATTGGCGATCAAAGGTATGCCTGGCGGGCTGGAAGGTGCTCGCGCGATCCAGCAGGAGCTGGGCGACAGCGGCAACGCGCCGGCGCGACCGCACTTCGCCGATTTCATGGTGCGTGCCGGTTTCGTCAAGGATCGCGGCGAGGCGTTTCGCAAATGGCTGGGTGCGGGCAAATTGGGTGACGTCAAGCAGCACTGGCCGACCCTGGAAGACACCGTTGCAACCTTGCGTGCCTCCGGCGCGTGGGTCAGCCTCGCGCATCCTTCGCATTATGACTTTACGCGCAGTAAACGGCGTAAACTGGTCGGCGATTTCGTCCAGGCCGGCGGGCACGCCATCGAAGTGGTCAATGGCATGCAGCCTGCCGATCAGGTCGGAACCCTCTCCATCCTGGCGCGTGAGTTCGGTCTGCTGGTCAGTGCCGGCAGTGACTTCCACGGCCCCGGCACCTGGGGCGAGATCGGCACGTACCGCCCGGTGCCCGAGGATCTACCGCTTTTGTCGTGCAGATTCAAACATGAACAGCCTACCGCCGCCGTCTGA